From the Macrobrachium rosenbergii isolate ZJJX-2024 chromosome 50, ASM4041242v1, whole genome shotgun sequence genome, the window CAGAGCACCTTCCAATACAGCCTGCAAGTACAAGCACCTGGAGGAAAAGACCTTCAATACAGCCAGCAAGTACAGAGCACCTGGAGGAGAAGGCCTCCAATACAGCCAGCAAGTGCAGAGCACCTGGAGGAAAAGACCTTCAATACAGCCAGCAAGTACAGAGCACCTGGAGGAGAAGGCCTCCAATACAGCCAGCAAGTGCAGAGCACCTGGAGGAGAAGGCCTCCCAATACAGCCAGCAAGTGCAGAGCACCTGGAGGAAAAAAGGCCTCCCAATACAGCCAGCAAGTGCAGAGCACCTGAGGAAAAGGCCTCCAATACAGCCTGCAAGTACAGAGCACCTGGAGGAAAAGACCTTCAATTACAGAGCACCTGGAGGAGAAGGCCTCCAATACAGCCAGCAAGTACAGAGCACCTGGAGGAAAATACAGCCAGCAAGTACAGAGCACCTGGAGGAAAAGGCCTCCAATACAGCCTGCAAGTACAGAGCACCTGGAGGAAAAAACCTTCAATACAGCCAGCAAGTACAGAGCACCTGGAGGAGAAGGCCTCCAATACAGCCAGCAAGTACAGAGCACCTGGAGGAAAAGGCCTCCAATACAGTAGCAAGTACAGAGCACCTGGGGGAAAAGGCCTCCAATACAGCCTGCAAGTGCAGAGCGCCTGGAGGAAAAGGCCTCCAATACAGCCTGCAAGTACAGAGCACCTGGAGGAAAAGGCCTCCAATACAGCCAGCAAGTACAGAGCACCTGGGGAAAAGGCCTCCCAATACAGCCTGCAAGTGCAGAGCACCTGGAGGAAAAGGCCTCCAAAGGCCTGCAAGTACAGAGCACCTGGAGGAAAAACCTTCAATACAGCCAGCAAGTACAGAGCACCTGGAGGAGAAGGCCTCCAATACAGCCAGCAAGTACAGAGCACCTGGAGGAAAAGGCCTCCAATACAGCCAGCAAGTACAGAGCACCTGGGGGAAAAGGCCTCCAATACAGCCAGCAAGTGCAGAGCACCTGGAGGAAAAGGCCTCCAATACAGCCTGCAAGTACAGAGCACCTGGAGGAAAAGGCCTCCAATACAGCCAGCAAGTACAGAGCACCTGGGGGAAAAGGCCTCCAATACAGCCTGCAAGTGCAGAGCACCTGGAGGAAAAGGCCTCCCAATACAGCCTGCAAGTACAGAGCACCTGGAGGAAAAGGCCTCCCAATACAGCCAGCAAGTACAGGCACCTGGAGGAAAAGGCCTCCAATACAGCCTGCAAGTACAGAGCACCTGGAGGAAAAGGCCTCCCAATACAGCCTGCAAGTGCAGAGCACCTGGAGGAAAAGGCCTCCAATACAGCCAGCAAGTACAGAGCACCTGGAGGAAAAGGCCTCCACAGCCTGCAAGTGCAGAGCACCTGGAGGAAAAAGGCCTCCAATACAGCCTGCAAGTACAGAGCACCTGGAGGAAAAGGCCTCCAATACAGCCAGCAAGTACAGAGCACCTGGAGGAAAAGGCCTCCAATACAGCCTGCAAGTACAGAGCACCTGGGGGAAAAGGCCTCCAATACAGCCAGCAAGTGCAGAGCACCTGGAGGAAAAGGCCTCCAATACAGCCAGCAAGTACAGAGCACCTGGAGGAAAAGACCTTCAATACAGCCAGCAAGTAGGCTACAGAGCACCTGGAGGAGAAGGCCTCCCTACAGCCAGCAATTACAGAGCACCTGGAGGAGAAGGCCTCAATACAGCCAGCAAGTACAGAGCACCTGGAGAAGGCCTCCAATACAGCCAGCAAGTACAGAGCACCTGGAGGAAAAGGCCTCCCAATACAGCCAGCAAGTACAGAGCACCTGGGGGAAAAGGCCTCCAATACAGCCAGCAAGTGCAGAGCACCTGGAGGAAAAGGCCTCCAATACAGCCTGCAAGTACAGAGCACCTGGAGGAAAAGGCCTCCAATACAGCCAGCAAGTACAGAGCACCTGGAGGAGAAGGCCTCCAATACAGCGAACAATACTGACAACAGAAGAACATAGTCATACCATGGCCCACCTTCCTTGAAGCTACCTAAAGTAATCATCCCTACTTTTGATGGTGAGCTCCCATGAAAGGTGGCTTCTAGTCCATCTTTCGAGTCACATTCAAGATTGGGACGCCATTTTGAGTGATATATAAATTGGATGGTTGGTTGGTTGAAGGGAGAGGCCCATGTCTCTGGATCACTGAGCACAGTTTGGCAATTGCGACCAACCTGCTGGAGTGCTGCACAGACGACAAGCGATTACAGTGTTGTCCTAAACACCTGCTGAGACTTCCTCTTTGCCTTTTACTTGTCTTGGAGTTGTCTGTggaactaatataaaatggccATAGATACTTACTTACCTAGATGTTACATGTTGTTTACCTCAAGAAACTGTAGTgttgatataataaatatagcaTCTACAGTCCCATGATGGTCAAAAAGGAGGGGCACATGCTCATAAGATTAATTTTCTAATACGGAGCCACAAATAGTTTGCAATTTAAGTTGGTTATGACTAATCATTTGACTATATGTATGAAAGTCAGTAATATGGCCTACGCCCcatgcttacacaacatactatGTATGCACTTCTAATTCATGCTTTCCCTTTGAACCACACTCCCCCATATGGTCACTTTTGTCATCGTGCCACCCAAGGCTGCTGAGGTTACCTTCAGCACTGTAGCAGCAAAACATCCAACATGTATGCAATGTATAATAAACAATGAGAGTGATTATTTAAACCTGAATCTTTGCTTTATATGCCTCAAAGGGGGACATCACTCTTCTGAGTGCAGAGAGCAAATCCATTATTGTAAGTGTGGTGCTATGTTCTACACTTTTCTGTGCATAAGGGCCTTGCTGTACAACCAGTATTGTCTTAATGGCATGCCCATGCACTACTCACATGACGGAACAAACTTGATTAAACTCTGGTAATTATTCCAAAATACTAGGGTGGGGCTGTGAAATTGCTATTTCACTAACAGTGTATTCCAACCATTCTAATGAAATTGACCTTTATTATTACTATAGAGCACAGTTCCTCAGAAGTACCAATATTTCTCCAAATTAATTAAAGTGCAGATCATTTCTATGTAAATTTACTTTTGTGAGCTGAGAGACCTCCGCCATCCTTTCAACATGTGAGGTCACAGTCTCTTTATATGATGCCTTTCGTTACTGTCGACAACTAACCGTTCCATATAGTGTTCATATTAGATATTTTAGCTTGGTATACATGGATTCCCCTGGCTTCTTTTCGCTCTGAAGTTATAGACTGAGTTAACTTTGGAATTTTTAAATCTAAGATTACACcaagtattttagtattttctaGCACAATATCCTCATGCTTTTGCAATTCTAACTATTATTTCGTGGTGTGTCTCACCGCTGCACTAGTTATCTAGGACTTCTTTGCTGTTAAACCTCCAGTATGCAGCGAGGCTTCTTATTTagaagttttacaaataaaactttgtatagaggttttttcatctcattttactgtatatttgagTGCAACGAGCTTTTATAGTGACCTGACAGGGCAAATTTGGAATGAATGCCGCAAAAGGCCTTGCACGccagagatttcttctttccTGGCGTGtacgtgtgcttgtgtgtttgtttgtgtgtatatgtgtttgttgcATTTAATTGCTCACACAACCGCACGAGATACAGTATGAAGGCTACAGAAACGAAATAACCATGCGCTCTTCAGACTACAGACTGAAGGAAGATCTGGAGAATTTTCACTCTGAGAAAACTGAAAGtgaattttattcagaaataggTTTTGATGTTAAATTGAAGCCAGGGAAACTGAATAATGTGTGTTAATGGAGTTGGCGGAACAGTGAAGTTCCTTGTGGCTAATTCTTTTGAAGGCATTTCAGTTATTCTCCGAGAGCGTAACGATTCGACCATTtacaatttccttaatttttatttatataaaacgcTTTGTCTTTAAAGCTAGACCGACTTACGAAAGCCGTGCGTTAGGGAGAAACACCTGAAGGTTTGATCTTCATAAAAATGTTCAATAAGGTATAAGTATGAAGAAGTTCATTGTATTTCTCATCATTGACTTAAATGTTTATCGCCAACTTTACTCACTTCTGGGCCACAAACTTCACTGCCTTCTTTCTTTGAGCGTTTTATGACCCTGCTGAACTGAGTGAATTGTTTTGGCGAATCAGAAATGTGTTCTCGATATAGCTAAGTTTTTTTCGCTCAGTTTAGAGAGGAGAAAAAGCTGGAGGAAGGGTGTgggtttaattttcttaatgtctttcagtcttcacattttttaaagtttat encodes:
- the LOC136832914 gene encoding fibrous sheath CABYR-binding protein-like — translated: MSASTEHLEEKASNTASKYRAPGGKGLQYSQQVQSTWRKRPPIQPASTEHLEEKTFKQSTWRRRPPNTASKCRVKHRAPGGEGLQYSQQVQSTWRRRPPIQPASAEQKRPQYSQQVQSTWEKRPPIQPASTEHLEEKTFNTASKYRAPGGKASKQPASTEHLPIQPASTSTWRKRPSIQPASTEHLEEKASNTASKCRAPGGKDLQYSQQVQSTWRRRPPIQPASAEHLEEKASQYSQQVQSTWRKKGLPIQPASAEHLRKRPPIQPASTEHLEEKTFNYRAPGGEGLQYSQQVQSTWRKIQPASTEHLEEKASNTACKYRAPGGKNLQYSQQVQSTWRRRPPIQPASTEHLEEKASNTVASTEHLGEKASNTACKCRAPGGKGLQYSLQVQSTWRKRPPIQPASTEHLGKRPPNTACKCRAPGGKGLQRPASTEHLEEKPSIQPASTEHLEEKASNTASKYRAPGGKGLQYSQQVQSTWGKRPPIQPASAEHLEEKASNTACKYRAPGGKGLQYSQQVQSTWGKRPPIQPASAEHLEEKASQYSLQVQSTWRKRPPNTASKYRHLEEKASNTACKYRAPGGKGLPIQPASAEHLEEKASNTASKYRAPGGKGLHSLQVQSTWRKKASNTACKYRAPGGKGLQYSQQVQSTWRKRPPIQPASTEHLGEKASNTASKCRAPGGKGLQYSQQVQSTWRKRPSIQPASRLQSTWRRRPPYSQQLQSTWRRRPQYSQQVQSTWRRPPIQPASTEHLEEKASQYSQQVQSTWGKRPPIQPASAEHLEEKASNTACKYRAPGGKGLQYSQQVQSTWRRRPPIQRTILTTEEHSHTMAHLP